The genomic stretch AGTTCTGGATCGGTTGCTAATGCTAGAGCAAAGGCAAGTCTCTTCTTCTCTTCCTGAGTAATAAGTGAAACAGGATGCTCAACAACATGCATCATTTCAACAAATTCCAGTGCGTCGAGTGCTTTTTGATAAGACCTTTTTTCTTCCTCTTTTTCTCTTTTCGTTCGAAAAATCGCATCCCATATCCCTGATTTTGTGCGCAATCTATGTCCGATTAGAACATTATCTAGAACGGTCGATTGCTCAAACAAGTTAGTCGTTTGAAACGTTCTTCCGATTCCAAGACGCGCAATTTGCTGTGGGGGCATTTTTGTAATATCACGATCTTTGAAAAGAATTTTCCCTGAAGAAAGCGGATGGATCCCACTAATTAGATTAAAAAAGGTAGATTTCCCGGCACCATTTGGACCGATAATTGCCGTAATCGTACCTTTTTCAACCGATACACTCACATCTTCAACGGCTGCTAATCCCCCGAAACGTTTTGTAATCCCCTCTGTAGAAAAGAACATTACCCTGCCTCACCTACTTTCCTTTTCACATCATGTTCTTCATTCGCTATCTTTACTCTTTGCTGTTTCTTTCTTTGCAAATAGCCGTTTATACTACCAGTAATTCCACGCGGATAGTATAGAACTAATAGAACAACAACCGGACCAAAAATAAGCATCCGATATTCTTCAAGAAACTGTAATGATTGAGTAAGTGAAATAACAATAAGCGTTCCGACAAGAGGACCTGCAAGCGTTCCAATGCCCCCCACTAGAAGATACATCAGCATTTCAAATGTTACGGTAATCGCTGATATTTGTGGACCGATAAAACGGATAAATGAAGCATATAACGCACCTGAAAGACCGGCAAATAAAGCTGATAAGGTAAAAGCTAACAGTTGGTTTTTCATAATGGAGATCCCAATTGTTTTGGCAAGTTCTTCACTGTTTCTTATCGCAATAAACGTTCGTCCTAGTAGAGAATGAACAATGCGGTAACAAAGGAAAATTGTAAAGGTTAGAAAGAACAAAGCAAGGTAATATTGAGAGGTTAATGTATCAAACGTAATGGGCCCTATGTTGCTTGGTGCGGGTATCCCGATTAATCCACGAACACCACCTGTTAAGCTATCCCACTTGTCTATTAAAAGATAGACAATGACACCTACACACATGGTGTAAATAGCAAAAAAATGAGATTTGGTTCGAAGAGCAATCACTCCAACTAGAGCTCCGGCAATAGAAGTGATAAGAACTGCCAGAAGAAGAGATAGCCAATAAGACAAGCCTGCTTTGGTTGTTAATAGACCAAGTCCATACGCTCCAATTGCAAAAAAACCAGCATGTGCGAGAGACAAGTACCCTACGTACCCTGAAATAATATTAAATCCGTAAACCGCGATGGACCAAATAAACACAAGCGTAAGTAATTGGAGAACATACATATTTGGAAAAACGAGGGGAAATAAAACAGCAGCGACGGCAACGATACCGATTAGCACTCGCTTTGATAAGACATTCAGCATTACTGAACCCCCTTCGTAAATAACCCAGTTGGCTTGGCTGTTAGAATGACTACGAGTAGAAGAAACGCAATAACGTCTTTATAATCAGATGATATGTACGTTGCCCCAATGCTTTCGGTTAGACCAAGCAAATAACCACCAAGAATCGCTCCGGGGATACTTCCCATTCCACCGATGATGATGATAACGAAAGCTTTCATAATGACCAGGTTTCCCATAGTCGGAAAGACAAGATTAATAGGGGATGCTAACGATGCGGCTGCAGCTGCTAATCCACCGGCGATCGCAAAGGTAAGCCATGCCACCTGATTTGCATTAATACCTACAAGGAACGCTCCCTCTCGATTTTGAGCCATTGCGACAATCGCTGCTCCTATCATTGTTTTCGTTAAGAAAAAATGTAGTGCAAGCATAAGGATTACAGCAGCAACTATAATTAAAAGACGTTGTAACGTTACAGTTAGACCGAATAAATTAACGACCGATCCATAAGGAGTGTCCATTCTGTGGTATTCCGTTCCCCACATAAACTGACCAAATGCTTCTAGAAAAAGGAGAATTCCGATGGCAGCAACCATCATCCTCATCCCATCTGCGCCTTCTAACTTTTTAAATATTAGCTGCTGTGTGACAACTCCTAGAAGAGCAACAACAGCCACTGAAGCAATAATGGCGATCCAATAATGAAAACCAAAACCAACCATCATCATTAAAGTAATATAAGCACCAACCATATAAAAAGCACCGTGTGCAAAATTGGGAACATGTAAAATGCCAAAAACAAGTGTTAAACCAAGGGCGACAAGCGTGTAAACGCTTCCAATTGTAAGTCCGTTAAAAATCTGCTGGATAAGGAGCTCCATCATCTTCCTCCTTCTATTAAGTGAGATCCAGACTAGGGGGACGGCGGACTTATGAAGGGAATCCAAGATGTAGGAATAAATCTGGATTGAAAAACTTCAATCCAGATTTAGAAAGTTATTTACCTTTAAATTGTGGCGCGCGTTTTTCTTTAAATGCATTTGCTCCTTCTTTGTGGTCGTCTGTCGTTACCATTAGCGCCTGAGTAATGCGCTCTTGTTCAAGTACTTCAGACAGAGAAGAAGTTAGCGAAGCATCTGCAATTTTCTTAATGAACCCATACGCTTTACCCGGACCTTTAGAAAGCTTCTCAGCATATGCCATCGCTTCTTCTTCGAGACTAGCAATCGGATAAGTTCGGTTTACAATATTCAACTCTTTCGCTTCTTTTGCTGAAATGGGTTGGGCTGAGAAGAACAGCTCTTTCGCCTTATAAGGACCAATTAAGCGAGGAAGAAACGAAAGACCCCCGCCATCTGAAATTAATCCAACCTGAGAAAAGCTTAATACAAAACTACTATCTTCAGCTGCCAGAATAATGTCACTAGCAAGTGCTAGATTAAAGCCTGCACCAGCAGCAAAACCATGAATCACTGAAATGATTGGTTTCTCAAGATCCCTCATAGCAAGGACGAGCTCATTTAACTTCCCTATGTGTTCATAAACTTCAGTTGAGGTTGTATCCCCCATTGTTTTAACATCCCCACCTGCGCTAAAGGAACGTCCTGCACCTGAGAGCATAACTACTCGTATCTCATCGTTCTCCTTAGCATCTTGAATAGCTTTCGTCAGTCCTAAGATCATCTCAGGGCTAAACGCATTTAGTGCCTCAGGACGATTAAGCATAAGATGAAGCACAGCACCATGTACATTTACTTTTAGATGTTCCGTTTTTACAGTCGTTTCCATTTTTAAACACTCTCCTTTTTTTTATACGATGAGCCAGCCGCCGTCGACTAATAAATCTGAACCAGTCATATAACTCGCTTCAGATGAAGCCGCAAATGAAATCACGTTGGCAATTTCCTCAGCCTGACCCACTCGTTTTAATGCTGTATTCCGTTTAATGGACGCCTCGAACTTTTCATTTTTTAAACCTTCTTCAGTTAATGGTGTTTCAATAAACCCTGGCGAGACTGAATTTACTCGAACGTAAGGTGATAGTTCGACTGCAAGTGCTCTTGTAAAATTGATGACTGCTGCTTTCGCTGCACTATAATGAGGAATTTTAGCCCCTGCTTTATGACCAGAGAGGGAAGCAACATTAACGATAGAAAAATCCATTTTATCTTCTTTCTTGGCACTTTCTAACATCAGTTTTCCGAGAGCTTTCGAAACGAGAAAAACACTTTTTAAGTTTGCATTTTGCGCATGATCCCAGTTTTCTTCAGTCATCTCAAGAATCGGCGATCCTTGAGATCCTCCAGCATTATTAATTAAGACATGAACGGTTCCTGTCTTTTCTTTAATAAAAGAGGACAATTGATCAACCTGATCTTGACTCGTTACGTCTGCAACAA from Bacillus sp. Cs-700 encodes the following:
- a CDS encoding ABC transporter ATP-binding protein, encoding MFFSTEGITKRFGGLAAVEDVSVSVEKGTITAIIGPNGAGKSTFFNLISGIHPLSSGKILFKDRDITKMPPQQIARLGIGRTFQTTNLFEQSTVLDNVLIGHRLRTKSGIWDAIFRTKREKEEEKRSYQKALDALEFVEMMHVVEHPVSLITQEEKKRLAFALALATDPELVLLDEPAAGVNPDETDGLAYLMRKMADHGITVCLIEHKMPMIMSLADQIVVLNHGKKIAEGRPEEIRQNEAVIQAYLGGEAHAPVKQY
- a CDS encoding branched-chain amino acid ABC transporter permease → MLNVLSKRVLIGIVAVAAVLFPLVFPNMYVLQLLTLVFIWSIAVYGFNIISGYVGYLSLAHAGFFAIGAYGLGLLTTKAGLSYWLSLLLAVLITSIAGALVGVIALRTKSHFFAIYTMCVGVIVYLLIDKWDSLTGGVRGLIGIPAPSNIGPITFDTLTSQYYLALFFLTFTIFLCYRIVHSLLGRTFIAIRNSEELAKTIGISIMKNQLLAFTLSALFAGLSGALYASFIRFIGPQISAITVTFEMLMYLLVGGIGTLAGPLVGTLIVISLTQSLQFLEEYRMLIFGPVVVLLVLYYPRGITGSINGYLQRKKQQRVKIANEEHDVKRKVGEAG
- a CDS encoding branched-chain amino acid ABC transporter permease gives rise to the protein MELLIQQIFNGLTIGSVYTLVALGLTLVFGILHVPNFAHGAFYMVGAYITLMMMVGFGFHYWIAIIASVAVVALLGVVTQQLIFKKLEGADGMRMMVAAIGILLFLEAFGQFMWGTEYHRMDTPYGSVVNLFGLTVTLQRLLIIVAAVILMLALHFFLTKTMIGAAIVAMAQNREGAFLVGINANQVAWLTFAIAGGLAAAAASLASPINLVFPTMGNLVIMKAFVIIIIGGMGSIPGAILGGYLLGLTESIGATYISSDYKDVIAFLLLVVILTAKPTGLFTKGVQ
- a CDS encoding enoyl-CoA hydratase/isomerase family protein produces the protein METTVKTEHLKVNVHGAVLHLMLNRPEALNAFSPEMILGLTKAIQDAKENDEIRVVMLSGAGRSFSAGGDVKTMGDTTSTEVYEHIGKLNELVLAMRDLEKPIISVIHGFAAGAGFNLALASDIILAAEDSSFVLSFSQVGLISDGGGLSFLPRLIGPYKAKELFFSAQPISAKEAKELNIVNRTYPIASLEEEAMAYAEKLSKGPGKAYGFIKKIADASLTSSLSEVLEQERITQALMVTTDDHKEGANAFKEKRAPQFKGK
- a CDS encoding SDR family oxidoreductase, with amino-acid sequence MDRFSGKTAVITGGGSGIGAMTAKRIASEGGTVILVGRTEAKLMQTKDELKELEGEVLTFVADVTSQDQVDQLSSFIKEKTGTVHVLINNAGGSQGSPILEMTEENWDHAQNANLKSVFLVSKALGKLMLESAKKEDKMDFSIVNVASLSGHKAGAKIPHYSAAKAAVINFTRALAVELSPYVRVNSVSPGFIETPLTEEGLKNEKFEASIKRNTALKRVGQAEEIANVISFAASSEASYMTGSDLLVDGGWLIV